In Ostrea edulis chromosome 6, xbOstEdul1.1, whole genome shotgun sequence, a single window of DNA contains:
- the LOC125645954 gene encoding putative ZDHHC-type palmitoyltransferase 2 yields MAVSRAVKLDIQDQNEEPVTLMDKLRQHYEHRKQTGQRTRYTMYMCWALWIFQIPTQWYIAHIYLFPYLLHQFTEQTQFYVQVIYFICGTETVINLLCSMCFSSKYVKSGDNHELQGIKDHGRNPSDQFLQLNDTTNGHLPDDGGLPWSYCDKCDIMIPPRAHHCKICDACILKRDHHCFVVGRCIGHYNQRYFVVLTFYATIIGMGGAILTLSYLHLFYWPDATWTDFVLPVTLYRGLFGTMKCHIAIMIVHMYTEIAIGILGMVFFPYQMYTIYKGVTVYEIMKGVSVLNTNSANANFASVFGNFWALNFVFPMTVLCRQQEDGTSWRGVKLNYSTKIPK; encoded by the coding sequence ATGGCCGTGTCTCGGGCTGTGAAATTGGACATTCAGGATCAGAATGAAGAGCCAGTTACATTAATGGACAAGCTACGTCAGCATTACGAACACCGGAAGCAGACCGGCCAGCGGACTCGGTACACGATGTACATGTGCTGGGCTCTGTGGATCTTCCAGATCCCGACTCAGTGGTATATCGCCCATATCTATCTATTTCCGTATCTTCTGCATCAATTTACGGAACAAACACAGTTCTATGTGCAGGTGATATACTTCATTTGTGGAACAGAGACAGTTATCAACCTATTATGTAGCATGTGCTTTAGTTCTAAATATGTGAAAAGCGGAGATAACCACGAGCTCCAGGGGATCAAAGACCACGGGAGGAATCCTTCGGACCAGTTCTTGCAACTAAACGATACTACGAACGGACACCTGCCGGACGATGGCGGGCTTCCGTGGTCCTACTGCGACAAGTGTGACATCATGATTCCACCCAGAGCTCACCACTGCAAGATCTGTGATGCTTGCATTTTAAAGAGAGACCACCACTGTTTCGTTGTGGGGAGATGTATAGGGCATTATAACCAGCGTTACTTCGTGGTGTTGACGTTTTACGCCACCATCATAGGAATGGGTGGTGCTATTCTGACCCTCTCTTACCTTCACTTGTTCTACTGGCCGGACGCCACGTGGACGGATTTTGTTCTACCGGTCACATTGTACAGAGGACTGTTTGGAACGATGAAGTGTCATATTGCCATCATGATAGTCCACATGTACACCGAGATTGCCATTGGAATTCTGGGCATGGTCTTCTTCCCCTATCAAATGTACACGATCTATAAAGGGGTGACTGTGTACGAAATAATGAAAGGCGTCTCAGTCTTGAATACCAACTCCGCCAATGCTAACTTTGCGTCTGTTTTTGGTAATTTTTGGGCCCTGAATTTTGTCTTTCCAATGACAGTGCTTTGTCGCCAGCAAGAGGATGGCACTAGTTGGAGAGGTGTCAAATTGAACTACAGCACAAAAATACCGAAATGA
- the LOC125645953 gene encoding glutamate--cysteine ligase catalytic subunit-like: MGLLSEGSPLEWSETKANADHVRKHGIRQFINLYHKLQDRTKDVLYWGDEVEYMLVKVDKEKKKSQLALYAEPILKELQKEELINPKNHPTTWRPEYANYMVEGTPGKPYGGMMAHFNVVESNMRLRREEIQKWCGKDIVPLSLTTYPRTGCPGFTEPEHTPTPTGGASMSLFYPDETIFPGHPRFKTLTRNIRQRRNKKVAVNIPVYKDKNTKTPYLDDFPALNGAKSDPDHESVMGAMPDHIYMDCMGFGMGCSCLQVTFQACNITEARKLYDELTPLCPIMLALSAAGPIYRGYLADIDARWTVISQSVDDRTDEERGEKPLKENKFVINKSRYDSIDSYLSPCYRCNNDIDLVYDHDIYKELIEANVDEPLSKHIAHLFIRDPISLFSEKLHQDDERDTDHFENIQSTNWQTMRFKPPPPNSNIGWRVEFRPMEVQLSDFENAAYTVFIVLLTRVILTYGLSFVIPISKVDENMKTAHHRDAVLNEKFHFRKEIFTDCTPEEFTKCMPEFCAESKCSKKVEDQYKEMTIDEIINGSADFAGMIPLINGYLNSMEDQDLDVDTRCTISNYLNLISHRASGQSETTANWMRNFVLNHKDYKHDSVVSDVINHDLMLACIDRSKCCMSTTKTNLTIPEALIKSENYLNKKNPHTYTNTLRGDVMNGGVGE; this comes from the exons GTTGAGTACATGCTGGTTAAAGTGGACAAGGAGAAGAAGAAATCCCAGTTGGCTCTTTACGCTGAACCGATCCTGAAGGAGTTACAAAAAGAAGAGCTCATCAATCCTAA GAACCATCCGACAACATGGCGTCCGGAGTATGCGAATTACATGGTGGAGGGGACCCCTGGGAAACCATACGGGGGAATGATGGCACACTTCAACGTCGTCGAATCCAACATGAGGCTCAG GAGGGAAGAGATTCAGAAGTGGTGCGGTAAGGACATTGTCCCACTGTCTCTGACCACCTACCCAAG AACGGGGTGTCCTGGATTCACTGAACCGGAACATACACCCACGCCTACCGGTGGAGCATCAATGTCACTCTTCTATCCCGATGAAACAATTTTTCCAGGACATCCACGATTTAA AACATTAACTAGGAATATAAGGCAGAGAAGAAACAAAAAAGTAGCAGTCAACATTCCAG tttacaaGGACAAGAATACCAAGACACCTTACCTGGATGATTTCCCAGCCCTGAACGGGGCCAAGTCTGACCCGGACCATGAGTCCGTGATGGGTGCCATGCCTGATCACATCTACATGGACTGTATGGGGTTTGGTATGGGGTGTAGCTGTCTCCAAGTCACCTTCCAGGCCTGTAACATCACCGAAGCCAGGAAACTTTACGACGAATTGACACCCTTGTGTCCCATCATG CTGGCCCTCAGTGCAGCAGGTCCCATTTATCGTGGTTATTTAGCTGACATTGATGCGAGGTGGACAGTCATATCACAATCAGTGGATGACAGGACGGATGAGGAAAGGGGTGAAAAA CCTTTGAAAGAAAACAAGTTTGTGATCAACAAATCCCGCTATGACTCTATAGACAGTTATCTGTCGCCATGTTACCGATGTAATAACGACATTGACCTCGTATACGACCACGATATATACAAGGAACTCATCGAAGCAA ATGTGGATGAGCCACTCTCCAAACACATAGCTCATTTGTTTATTCGTGATCCCATTTCGCTGTTCAGTGAGAAACTCCACCAAGACGATGAACGTGACACAGACCACTTTGAG AATATCCAGTCCACCAACTGGCAGACAATGAGGTTCAAACCTCCGCCACCAAACAGCAATATTGGATGGAGAGTCGAGTTTCGACCCATGGAG GTCCAGTTGTCAGACTTTGAGAATGCTGCCTACACAGTATTTATAGTCTTGCTGACCAGGGTCATCCTGACGTATGGATTGAGTTTTGTTATTCCTATATCTAAG GTCGATGAGAACATGAAAACGGCTCATCATAGGGATGCTGTGCTCAACGAAAAATTCCACTTTCGCAAGGAAATCTTTACAG ACTGCACCCCGGAAGAGTTCACCAAGTGTATGCCTGAATTTTGTGCCGAGTCAAAGTGTTCCAAGAAAGTAGAGGACCAATATAAGGAAATGACGATAGACGAGATCATCAACGGAAGT GCCGACTTCGCTGGCATGATTCCACTGATTAATGGCTACCTGAACAGCATGGAGGACCAAGATTTGGATGTAGATACCAGATGCACTATATCCAACTACCTCAACTTGATATCTCATCGAGCCTCAG GTCAGTCCGAGACAACAGCAAACTGGATGAGGAACTTTGTCTTGAATCACAAAGACTATAAACACGACTCAGTGGTGTCCGATGTGATCAATCATGACCTGATGCTGGCGTGTATTGACCGCAGCAAGTGCTGCATGTCCACCACTAAGACTAACCTCACAATACCCGAGGCCCTCATCAAGTCCGAGAACTATCTGAATAAGAAGAACCCGCACACTTACACCAACACTTTGCGAGGGGATGTCATGAATGGTGGGGTTGGTGAATAA